From Variovorax sp. PMC12, the proteins below share one genomic window:
- a CDS encoding carboxymuconolactone decarboxylase family protein translates to MKPQPIEYAAASDDVKAVFDDIKTSRNVPDVNNFWKYLANDPATLKRTWGSLKEVMAPGALDPVVKEMVYLAVSVTNNCGYCIASHHAGAAKAGMTPEMFAELMAVVGMANETNRLVNGYRVPIDPAFDK, encoded by the coding sequence GTGAAGCCACAACCCATCGAGTACGCCGCCGCCTCCGACGACGTCAAGGCCGTGTTCGACGACATCAAGACCTCGCGCAACGTGCCCGACGTCAACAACTTCTGGAAGTACCTCGCCAACGATCCCGCCACGCTCAAGCGCACCTGGGGCAGCCTCAAGGAGGTGATGGCGCCCGGCGCGCTCGATCCGGTGGTCAAGGAAATGGTCTACCTCGCGGTGAGCGTCACCAACAACTGCGGCTACTGCATCGCGAGCCATCATGCGGGCGCGGCCAAGGCCGGCATGACGCCGGAGATGTTCGCCGAGCTGATGGCCGTGGTCGGCATGGCCAACGAGACCAACCGGCTGGTCAACGGCTACCGCGTGCCGATCGATCCGGCGTTCGACAAGTAG
- a CDS encoding TonB-dependent siderophore receptor, which produces MIFPTSSSPLPFARAFAALLALSPVTELLAQQAPDAGSANTLKTTEIHDQSEGAASGYAGPRGGTAATRTETPLIEVPQAVRVVPRQLIEDLGATRLGDTIDYVSGIARLNDFGGTWDNFAIRGFSNTEGGSLLNGFPSGRGYGPQRDVASVERVEFLKGPAAALYGSSEPGGTINIVTKKPQFTAAHNVGVEFGTLGFRRTTLDTTGPLGSSFAYRLNAVAEDGASRSGLIDSRKQVLAPALTWTPDSRTVVQYEAELVRIRAPLDRGLIQINGNVGVLPRDRFLGEPDRDNMHIEGDTHQLTVDRELGQGWRARVGASYRETRYFGDAVDLNSTLRADARTLNRRDSWRSLPSRDTSVQAEVEGKFSTGGIGHTLLAGVESWRLFMGQYGEYSSVARAPYAIDIYQPLYGQARTAPLSPLFNTRDDQRATGVFVQDQIDLSPQWKLLAGVRFDRFHQDYDDLLARKSTAQSHSATSPRVGITYLVSDRLSFYASAGKSFKPNSGGDENGNAFAPQSGRALEAGAKWLSADERLTATMAVFDIRKSNVLTRSPTNANFNVAAGQARSRGIEADVAGQLDAHWRLTGNLAYTDTEVTRDNNPAMLGRRLANIPRVSGGLFAIREDRLFDGRYGIGGGVVHVGERTGNATDTYRLPAYTTVRLTAYWQINPRVRVTLDVNNLFDKTFYVASWNNLTVLPGLGRQVVAGLQAKF; this is translated from the coding sequence GTGATTTTTCCAACCTCTTCTTCTCCTCTTCCTTTCGCGCGTGCTTTTGCCGCCCTGCTGGCGCTGTCCCCTGTGACCGAACTGCTCGCGCAGCAGGCGCCGGATGCCGGCTCCGCCAACACGCTCAAGACGACCGAGATCCACGACCAGTCGGAGGGCGCGGCTTCCGGCTACGCAGGCCCGCGCGGCGGGACCGCGGCAACGCGCACCGAGACCCCGCTGATCGAGGTGCCGCAGGCGGTGCGGGTGGTGCCGCGCCAGTTGATCGAAGACCTGGGCGCGACGCGGCTGGGCGACACCATCGACTACGTCAGCGGCATCGCGCGGCTCAACGACTTCGGCGGCACCTGGGACAACTTCGCGATCCGGGGCTTCAGCAACACGGAAGGCGGCTCGCTGCTCAATGGCTTTCCCTCGGGCCGGGGCTATGGACCGCAGCGCGACGTGGCGAGCGTCGAACGCGTCGAATTCCTCAAGGGCCCGGCCGCGGCGCTCTACGGCAGCAGCGAGCCCGGCGGAACCATCAACATCGTGACCAAGAAGCCGCAATTCACCGCCGCGCACAACGTCGGCGTGGAGTTCGGCACGCTGGGCTTCCGGCGCACGACGCTGGACACCACCGGCCCGCTGGGCAGCAGCTTCGCCTATCGGCTCAATGCGGTGGCCGAGGACGGCGCCAGCCGCAGCGGCTTGATCGACAGCCGCAAGCAGGTACTGGCACCGGCGCTCACCTGGACTCCCGACAGCCGCACGGTGGTGCAGTACGAAGCCGAACTCGTCCGCATCCGCGCGCCGCTCGACCGCGGCCTGATCCAGATCAACGGCAATGTCGGCGTTCTTCCGCGCGACCGCTTCCTCGGCGAGCCCGACCGGGACAACATGCACATCGAGGGCGACACCCATCAACTGACGGTGGACCGCGAGCTGGGCCAGGGCTGGCGCGCCCGGGTCGGCGCCTCCTACCGCGAGACCCGCTACTTCGGCGATGCGGTCGATCTCAACAGCACGCTGCGCGCCGACGCCCGCACCCTCAATCGACGGGACAGCTGGCGCAGCCTGCCGTCGCGCGACACGTCGGTGCAGGCCGAAGTCGAGGGCAAGTTCAGCACGGGCGGCATCGGCCACACGCTGCTGGCGGGCGTGGAGTCCTGGCGGCTCTTCATGGGTCAGTACGGCGAGTATTCGAGCGTGGCCAGGGCGCCGTATGCGATCGATATCTACCAGCCGCTCTACGGCCAGGCCCGCACGGCGCCGCTCTCGCCCCTGTTCAACACACGCGACGACCAGCGCGCCACCGGCGTCTTCGTGCAGGATCAGATCGACCTGTCGCCGCAATGGAAGCTGCTGGCCGGCGTGCGCTTCGACCGCTTCCACCAGGACTACGACGACCTGCTGGCACGCAAGTCCACCGCCCAGAGCCATTCGGCCACTTCGCCGCGCGTGGGCATCACGTATCTCGTGAGCGACCGGCTGTCCTTCTATGCCAGCGCCGGCAAGTCCTTCAAGCCCAATTCGGGCGGAGACGAGAACGGCAACGCGTTCGCGCCGCAATCGGGCCGCGCGCTGGAAGCCGGCGCCAAATGGCTGTCGGCCGACGAGCGGCTGACCGCCACGATGGCGGTGTTCGACATCCGCAAGAGCAACGTGCTCACCCGCAGCCCGACCAACGCCAACTTCAACGTGGCCGCCGGCCAGGCGCGCAGCCGCGGCATCGAGGCCGACGTGGCCGGCCAGCTGGACGCGCACTGGCGCCTCACCGGGAACCTGGCCTATACCGACACCGAAGTCACCCGCGACAACAACCCGGCCATGCTCGGGCGCAGGCTGGCCAACATCCCGCGCGTCAGCGGCGGCCTGTTCGCCATCCGCGAGGACAGGCTCTTCGACGGCCGCTACGGCATCGGCGGCGGCGTGGTGCATGTGGGCGAGCGCACCGGCAACGCCACCGACACCTACCGGCTGCCTGCCTACACCACCGTGCGCCTGACGGCCTACTGGCAGATCAATCCGCGCGTTCGGGTCACCCTCGATGTCAACAACCTGTTCGACAAGACCTTCTACGTCGCTTCGTGGAACAACCTCACGGTGCTGCCCGGCCTGGGCCGGCAAGTGGTGGCGGGGCTGCAGGCGAAGTTCTGA
- a CDS encoding GNAT family N-acetyltransferase, translating into MTKFDAPRIRLLSAVENDQLQALADLLIDCVEGGASVSFMHPLTPERAQAFWRNVAAGVAAGERDLLVAEDAEGIVGTVQLVLAQPENQPHRGEVSKMLVHRRARRRGIGELLMRAAEQQARERGKTLLVLDTSSPEAERLYARTGWTRVGSVPGFALLPRGEPCATTFFYLDLAGA; encoded by the coding sequence ATGACCAAATTCGACGCGCCGCGCATCCGTCTTCTTTCGGCGGTGGAGAATGACCAGCTGCAGGCGCTGGCCGACCTGCTGATCGACTGCGTCGAGGGCGGCGCGTCGGTCAGCTTCATGCATCCGCTCACGCCCGAGCGCGCACAGGCTTTCTGGCGCAACGTGGCCGCGGGCGTGGCCGCCGGCGAGCGCGACTTGCTGGTGGCCGAAGACGCCGAAGGCATCGTCGGCACCGTGCAGTTGGTGCTGGCGCAGCCCGAGAACCAGCCGCACCGCGGCGAGGTTTCCAAGATGCTGGTGCACCGCAGGGCGCGGCGCCGGGGCATCGGCGAGCTGCTGATGCGGGCCGCCGAGCAGCAGGCGCGCGAGCGCGGCAAGACGCTGCTGGTGCTCGACACCTCCAGCCCCGAGGCCGAGCGGCTCTACGCCCGCACGGGTTGGACGCGGGTGGGCAGCGTTCCCGGCTTCGCGCTGCTGCCGCGGGGCGAGCCGTGCGCCACCACCTTTTTCTATCTGGACCTGGCCGGGGCCTAG
- a CDS encoding helix-turn-helix domain-containing protein — MKEVEEGSSGLNDRIAQRVRDLRAQRGLSLDALATHCGVSRSMISLIERGESSPTAVLLEKLATGLGVSLASLFEAPAPAADPVSRLAGQLQWRDPHSGYVRRNVSPSGFASPIQIVEVLFPPKARVAYESSAREPLIHQQVWVLDGVIELTLGEDSHRLSTGDCLAMVLDRPMSYYNPSHETTRYAVVIATLPFSWK, encoded by the coding sequence ATGAAGGAAGTCGAAGAAGGCTCATCCGGGCTGAACGACCGCATCGCGCAGCGCGTACGCGACCTGCGCGCGCAGCGCGGCCTTTCGCTCGACGCGCTGGCCACGCACTGCGGCGTGAGCCGTTCCATGATCTCGCTGATCGAGCGCGGCGAAAGCAGTCCCACCGCCGTGCTGCTCGAAAAACTCGCGACCGGCCTCGGCGTGTCACTGGCCTCGTTGTTCGAGGCGCCCGCGCCCGCCGCCGATCCGGTGTCGCGGCTGGCCGGCCAGCTGCAGTGGCGCGACCCGCACTCCGGCTACGTGCGGCGCAACGTGTCGCCCAGCGGCTTCGCATCGCCCATACAGATCGTCGAGGTGCTGTTCCCGCCCAAGGCCCGCGTGGCCTACGAAAGCTCGGCGCGCGAGCCGCTCATCCACCAGCAGGTGTGGGTGCTCGACGGCGTCATCGAGCTCACGCTGGGCGAAGACAGCCACCGGCTTTCCACCGGCGACTGCCTGGCGATGGTGCTGGACCGCCCCATGAGCTACTACAACCCCTCGCACGAGACCACGCGCTACGCCGTGGTGATCGCGACCCTGCCTTTTTCCTGGAAATGA
- the glmS gene encoding glutamine--fructose-6-phosphate transaminase (isomerizing): MCGIVGAASHRNIVPVLVQGLQRLEYRGYDSCGVAVHAGGLTRARTTSRVADLVAQVRDDKVEGLTGIAHTRWATHGAPVVHNAHPHFSHGPGAGAQGARPGRIALVHNGIIENHEPLRAALEAKGYVFESQTDTEVIAHLVDSLYDGDLFEAVKATVLQLHGAYAIAVICRDEPHRVVGARAGSPLILGAGKDGAENFLASDAMALAGVTDQIVYLEEGDVVDLQPGKYWIVDRNHKPVTRQVRTVLAHSGAAELGPYRHYMQKEIFEQPRAIGDTLEGVEGIVPELFDGIGQDGATGASAHRVFQDIDKILILACGTSYYSGCTAKYWLESIAKISTQVEIASEYRYRDSVPDPRTLVVTISQSGETADTLAALKHARSLGMEQTLTICNVATSAMVRECKLAYITRAGVEIGVASTKAFTTQLAGLFLLTLAIAQSKGHLSEADEARYLKEMRHLPVALQSVLALEPQIIGWAEDFARKDHALFLGRGLHYPIALEGALKLKEVTYIHAEAYAAGELKHGPLALVTSEMPVVAVAPNDALLEKLKSNLQEVRARGGVLYVLADGDTKITSSEGLHVIRMPEHYGALSPILHVVPLQLLAYHTAGARGTDVDKPRNLAKSVTVE, from the coding sequence ATGTGCGGCATCGTCGGGGCAGCGTCCCATCGCAACATCGTTCCGGTCCTGGTACAGGGCCTCCAGCGGCTCGAGTACCGCGGCTATGACTCGTGCGGCGTGGCGGTGCATGCCGGCGGCCTGACGCGGGCGCGCACCACCTCGCGCGTGGCCGACCTCGTGGCGCAGGTGCGCGACGACAAGGTCGAAGGCCTCACCGGCATCGCCCACACGCGCTGGGCCACCCACGGCGCGCCGGTCGTGCACAACGCCCATCCGCACTTCAGCCACGGCCCCGGCGCCGGTGCGCAGGGCGCGCGCCCGGGCCGCATCGCGCTGGTGCACAACGGCATCATCGAGAACCACGAGCCGCTGCGCGCCGCGCTCGAAGCCAAGGGCTATGTGTTCGAGAGCCAGACCGACACCGAAGTCATCGCCCACCTGGTCGACAGCCTCTACGACGGCGACCTGTTCGAAGCCGTCAAGGCCACGGTGCTGCAACTGCACGGCGCCTACGCCATTGCCGTGATCTGCCGCGACGAGCCGCATCGCGTGGTCGGCGCACGCGCAGGCTCGCCGCTGATCCTGGGCGCCGGCAAGGACGGCGCGGAGAACTTCCTCGCGAGCGACGCGATGGCCCTGGCCGGCGTGACCGACCAGATCGTGTACCTGGAAGAAGGCGACGTGGTCGACTTGCAGCCCGGCAAGTACTGGATCGTCGACAGGAACCACAAGCCGGTGACGCGCCAGGTGCGCACCGTGCTCGCCCACAGCGGCGCGGCCGAACTGGGCCCCTACCGCCACTACATGCAGAAGGAAATCTTCGAGCAGCCGCGCGCCATCGGCGACACGCTCGAGGGCGTGGAAGGCATCGTGCCCGAGCTGTTCGACGGCATCGGGCAGGACGGCGCCACCGGAGCCAGCGCGCACCGCGTGTTCCAGGACATCGACAAGATCCTCATCCTCGCCTGCGGCACCAGCTACTACAGCGGCTGCACCGCCAAGTACTGGCTCGAGAGCATCGCGAAGATCTCCACGCAGGTCGAGATCGCGAGCGAGTACCGCTACCGCGACTCCGTGCCCGACCCCAGGACGCTGGTCGTCACCATCAGCCAGTCGGGCGAAACGGCCGACACGCTGGCCGCGCTGAAGCATGCGCGCTCGCTGGGCATGGAGCAGACGCTGACCATCTGCAACGTCGCCACCAGCGCGATGGTGCGCGAGTGCAAGCTGGCGTACATCACGCGCGCCGGGGTGGAAATCGGCGTGGCGTCGACCAAGGCCTTCACCACGCAACTCGCGGGCCTGTTCCTGCTGACGCTCGCCATCGCGCAAAGCAAGGGCCACCTGAGCGAAGCCGACGAGGCGCGCTACCTCAAGGAAATGCGCCACCTGCCCGTCGCGCTGCAGTCGGTGCTGGCGCTGGAGCCGCAGATCATCGGCTGGGCCGAAGACTTCGCGCGCAAGGACCACGCGCTGTTTCTGGGCCGCGGGCTGCACTATCCGATCGCGCTCGAAGGCGCGCTCAAGCTCAAGGAAGTGACCTACATCCACGCCGAGGCCTACGCCGCCGGCGAACTCAAGCACGGCCCGCTCGCGCTGGTCACGAGCGAAATGCCCGTGGTGGCCGTGGCGCCCAACGACGCGCTGCTCGAAAAGCTCAAGAGCAACCTGCAGGAAGTGCGCGCGCGCGGCGGCGTGCTCTACGTGCTGGCCGACGGCGACACGAAGATCACCAGCAGCGAAGGGCTGCACGTGATCCGCATGCCCGAGCACTACGGCGCGCTCTCGCCGATCCTGCACGTGGTGCCGCTGCAGCTGCTGGCGTATCACACGGCGGGTGCGCGGGGCACCGACGTGGACAAGCCGCGCAACCTGGCGAAGAGCGTGACGGTGGAGTGA
- a CDS encoding YbaN family protein yields the protein MIPAEEKNPPAADAAVAVPRPLPLAARWLLLAFAALCLVLAVIGVIVPGMPTTVFVLMAAWAAARSSPRLHRWLLEHRLFGPILRNWENGRTVSRRAKWSATAAMAFCAVVIALTAHKAWLAGLGIGSMAVVLAWLWRRPEPAVPD from the coding sequence GTGATCCCCGCCGAAGAAAAGAACCCGCCCGCCGCGGATGCCGCCGTCGCCGTGCCGCGCCCGTTGCCATTGGCCGCCCGCTGGCTGCTGCTGGCCTTTGCCGCGCTGTGCCTGGTGCTGGCCGTCATCGGCGTGATCGTGCCGGGCATGCCGACGACGGTGTTCGTGCTGATGGCCGCGTGGGCCGCGGCGCGCAGCTCGCCGCGGCTGCATCGGTGGCTACTGGAGCACCGGCTGTTCGGCCCCATCCTGCGCAACTGGGAGAACGGGCGCACAGTGAGCCGCCGCGCCAAGTGGAGCGCCACCGCGGCGATGGCGTTCTGCGCCGTCGTCATCGCGCTCACCGCGCACAAGGCCTGGCTCGCGGGCCTCGGCATCGGCTCGATGGCCGTCGTGCTCGCGTGGCTCTGGCGGCGGCCGGAGCCGGCGGTGCCTGACTGA
- a CDS encoding Lrp/AsnC family transcriptional regulator yields MESITLDSTDLRLLDALQRDASQTNQRLAADVGISPPTCLRRVQRLREEGLIERQVALLSPDRLATVLGHGLQAVVEISLDRQDAGSLDAFEARVIADDAVQQCWRVSPGPDFVLIVAARDMPDYGALAQRLFTADANVRNVKAFFSLKRAKFEPRLPLSAPGA; encoded by the coding sequence ATGGAATCAATCACCCTCGATTCAACCGACCTGCGCCTGCTCGACGCCCTGCAGCGCGACGCCTCGCAGACCAACCAGCGCCTGGCCGCGGATGTCGGCATCTCCCCGCCCACCTGCCTGCGCCGCGTGCAGCGGCTGCGAGAAGAAGGCCTCATCGAGCGCCAGGTCGCGCTGCTGTCGCCCGACCGGCTGGCCACGGTGCTCGGTCACGGCCTGCAGGCGGTGGTGGAGATTTCACTCGACAGGCAGGACGCCGGCTCGCTCGACGCCTTCGAGGCGCGCGTGATCGCCGACGACGCGGTGCAGCAGTGCTGGCGCGTGTCGCCCGGCCCCGACTTCGTGCTGATCGTCGCGGCGCGCGACATGCCGGACTACGGCGCGCTCGCGCAGCGCCTGTTCACGGCCGATGCGAACGTGCGCAACGTCAAGGCTTTCTTCAGCCTCAAGCGCGCCAAGTTCGAGCCCCGGCTGCCGCTGTCGGCACCCGGGGCCTGA
- the putA gene encoding trifunctional transcriptional regulator/proline dehydrogenase/L-glutamate gamma-semialdehyde dehydrogenase, with product MSTTNDSDPLPSSFAAFADGLPPGPSPLREQITATWRRAEPEALPPLLEQARLPRGQAEEAHALAHRIARQLRSRKNASGRAGLVQGLLQEYALSSQEGVALMCLAEALLRIPDAETRNALIRDKIAHGQWQTHAGRSPSVFVNAATWGLLLTGKLVATHSETGLSAVLTRLIGKGGEPLIRKGVDMAMRMMGEQFVTGETIAQALGNARELEAQGFRYSYDMLGEAALTMEDARRYKLAYEEAIHAIGRASDARGVYEGPGISIKLSALHPRYSRAQHARVMAELYPVLRELTLLAQRYDIGLNIDAEEADRLELSLDLLERLCFEPALAGWNGIGFVIQAYQKRCPFVIDYVIDLARRSRHRLMVRLVKGAYWDSEIKRAQIDGLDGYPVYTRKAYTDVSYLACARRLLAAPEAVYPQFATHNAHTLAAIYTMADPSRYEPGQYEFQCLHGMGEPLYEQVVGPLGRPCRIYAPVGTHETLLAYLVRRLLENGANTSFVNRIADPTISLEALVEDPVATVEHMAAQEGTVGLPHPAIALPAALYRTQRRNSRGLDLANDDSLRLLGQSLQATAHEGWHAGPMLAVGADTQSEPADVLNPADHRDVVGQVREATPADVESAVSQAAGTAGAWAATPPAERAAMLERAADLLEEQMPRLLGLLAREAGKTYANAIAEVREAVDFLRFYAAQARSDFSNDTHRALGTMVCISPWNFPLAIFTGQVAAALAAGNPVLAKPAEQTPLVAAEAVRLLWQAGVPRAAVQLLPGRGETVGASLVADARVQGVMFTGSTEVARILQKTLSQRLGAHGAPVPLIAETGGQNAMIVDSSALVEQVVTDVMASAFDSAGQRCSALRVLCVQEEAADRLVEMLEGAMAEACIGNPARLAVDVGPVIDAEARDGIERHIAAMRARGHKVYRQGREHGQDTRHGTFVMPTLIELDSISELQREVFGPVLHLVRYRRRDLGALVGQINGTGYGLTLGVHTRIDETIAQIVQHAKAGNVYVNRNIVGAVVGVQPFGGEGLSGTGPKAGGPLYMLRMLSKRPDDAMARAMGGEGACEAVPNAGLSALARWARKTGRDALAAQCARFASLSRAGDSRTLAGPTGERNVYTLLPREAVLCLAGTEADRLAQLAAVLSVGSTAIWPADADTQALRASLPAEVQQSVAIASDWRSPTVAFDAALHHGDESTLADAMQRIAARPGPIVGVRAFAPGDADIPLESLVVERALSVNTAAAGGNASLMTIG from the coding sequence ATGAGCACCACCAACGACTCCGACCCCCTGCCCTCCTCGTTCGCGGCATTCGCCGACGGCCTGCCGCCCGGCCCTTCGCCGCTGCGCGAGCAGATCACCGCGACCTGGCGCCGCGCCGAACCCGAGGCATTGCCGCCGCTTCTCGAACAGGCCCGCCTGCCGCGCGGGCAGGCCGAAGAGGCGCATGCGCTGGCGCATCGCATCGCGCGGCAACTGCGCTCGCGCAAGAACGCGAGCGGCCGCGCCGGCCTCGTGCAGGGGCTGTTGCAGGAGTACGCGCTGTCGTCCCAGGAAGGCGTCGCGCTGATGTGCCTGGCCGAAGCGCTGCTGCGCATTCCCGATGCCGAGACGCGCAACGCGCTGATCCGCGACAAGATCGCCCACGGCCAGTGGCAGACGCATGCGGGCCGCAGCCCGTCGGTGTTCGTCAACGCCGCCACCTGGGGCCTGCTGCTGACCGGCAAACTGGTGGCCACGCACAGCGAGACCGGCCTGTCGGCCGTGCTCACGCGCCTGATCGGCAAGGGCGGCGAGCCGCTGATCCGCAAGGGCGTTGACATGGCGATGCGCATGATGGGCGAGCAGTTCGTCACCGGAGAAACCATCGCGCAGGCGCTGGGCAACGCGCGCGAGCTGGAGGCGCAGGGCTTTCGCTATTCGTACGACATGCTGGGCGAAGCCGCGCTCACCATGGAAGACGCCAGGCGCTACAAGCTCGCCTATGAAGAGGCGATTCACGCGATCGGCAGGGCCTCGGATGCGCGCGGCGTGTATGAGGGCCCGGGCATCTCCATCAAGCTCTCGGCGCTGCACCCGCGCTACAGCCGCGCGCAGCACGCGCGCGTGATGGCGGAGCTGTACCCGGTGCTGCGCGAACTGACGCTGCTGGCGCAGCGCTACGACATCGGCCTGAACATCGACGCCGAGGAAGCCGACCGGCTGGAGCTGTCGCTCGACCTGCTGGAGCGCCTGTGCTTCGAGCCGGCGCTCGCGGGCTGGAACGGCATCGGCTTCGTCATCCAGGCCTACCAGAAGCGCTGCCCCTTCGTGATCGACTACGTGATCGACCTCGCGCGCCGCAGCCGCCACCGGCTGATGGTGCGGCTGGTGAAGGGCGCCTACTGGGACAGCGAGATCAAGCGCGCGCAGATCGACGGGCTCGACGGCTACCCGGTCTACACGCGCAAGGCCTACACCGACGTGTCTTACCTCGCCTGCGCGCGCAGGCTGCTCGCCGCGCCGGAGGCGGTGTACCCGCAGTTCGCCACGCACAACGCGCACACGCTGGCCGCCATCTACACCATGGCCGATCCGTCGCGCTACGAGCCGGGGCAGTACGAGTTCCAGTGCCTGCACGGCATGGGCGAGCCGCTGTACGAGCAGGTGGTCGGCCCGCTCGGGCGGCCGTGCCGCATCTATGCGCCCGTGGGCACGCACGAAACGCTGCTGGCCTACCTGGTGCGCCGCCTGCTGGAGAACGGCGCGAACACCTCGTTCGTGAACCGCATCGCCGACCCGACGATTTCGCTGGAGGCGCTGGTGGAAGACCCGGTGGCAACGGTGGAACACATGGCCGCGCAGGAAGGCACGGTGGGGCTGCCGCATCCGGCCATCGCGCTGCCTGCGGCGCTGTACCGCACGCAGCGCCGAAACTCGCGCGGGCTCGATCTTGCGAACGACGACAGCCTGCGCCTGCTGGGCCAGAGCCTGCAGGCCACCGCGCATGAGGGCTGGCATGCCGGGCCGATGCTGGCGGTGGGCGCCGACACGCAAAGCGAACCGGCCGATGTGCTGAACCCCGCCGACCATCGCGATGTGGTCGGGCAGGTGCGGGAGGCCACGCCGGCCGATGTCGAATCCGCCGTTTCGCAAGCCGCGGGCACTGCCGGCGCCTGGGCCGCCACGCCGCCCGCCGAGCGTGCCGCCATGCTCGAGCGCGCCGCCGATCTGCTCGAAGAACAGATGCCGCGCCTGCTCGGGCTGCTGGCGCGCGAGGCCGGGAAGACCTATGCCAACGCCATTGCCGAAGTGCGCGAGGCGGTGGACTTCCTGCGCTTCTATGCGGCGCAGGCGCGCAGCGACTTCTCGAACGACACGCACCGCGCGCTCGGCACGATGGTGTGCATCAGCCCGTGGAATTTTCCGCTCGCGATCTTCACCGGCCAGGTGGCGGCCGCGCTCGCGGCCGGCAACCCGGTGCTCGCCAAGCCGGCCGAGCAGACGCCGCTGGTCGCCGCCGAGGCGGTGCGCCTGCTGTGGCAGGCCGGCGTGCCGCGCGCCGCGGTGCAGCTGCTGCCGGGACGCGGCGAGACGGTGGGCGCCAGCCTGGTCGCCGACGCGCGTGTGCAGGGCGTGATGTTCACCGGCTCGACCGAGGTCGCGCGCATCCTGCAGAAGACGCTGTCGCAGCGCCTCGGTGCCCACGGCGCGCCGGTGCCGCTGATCGCGGAGACGGGCGGGCAGAACGCGATGATCGTGGACTCCTCCGCGCTGGTGGAGCAGGTCGTCACCGACGTGATGGCCTCGGCCTTCGACAGCGCCGGCCAGCGCTGCTCGGCCCTGCGCGTGCTGTGCGTGCAGGAAGAAGCGGCCGACCGGCTGGTCGAGATGCTCGAAGGCGCGATGGCCGAGGCCTGCATCGGCAATCCCGCGCGGCTGGCCGTGGACGTGGGTCCGGTGATCGACGCCGAGGCGCGCGACGGCATCGAGCGCCACATCGCAGCCATGCGCGCGCGCGGCCACAAGGTCTACCGCCAGGGCCGCGAGCATGGGCAGGACACGCGCCACGGCACCTTCGTGATGCCCACGCTGATCGAGCTGGACAGCATTTCGGAACTGCAGCGCGAAGTGTTCGGCCCGGTGCTGCACCTGGTGCGCTACCGCCGGCGCGACCTTGGCGCGCTGGTCGGGCAGATCAACGGCACGGGCTACGGCCTGACGCTGGGCGTGCACACGCGCATCGACGAGACCATCGCGCAGATCGTGCAGCACGCGAAGGCGGGCAACGTGTACGTCAACCGCAACATCGTGGGCGCGGTGGTGGGCGTGCAGCCCTTCGGCGGCGAAGGGCTGTCGGGCACCGGGCCGAAGGCGGGCGGGCCGCTGTACATGCTGCGCATGCTGTCGAAGCGGCCCGACGATGCGATGGCGCGGGCGATGGGTGGCGAAGGCGCTTGCGAGGCGGTGCCGAACGCAGGCCTGTCGGCGCTGGCCCGCTGGGCCCGGAAGACCGGGCGCGACGCGCTGGCCGCGCAATGCGCGCGCTTCGCATCGCTGTCGCGCGCCGGCGATTCACGCACGCTGGCCGGCCCGACCGGCGAGCGAAACGTCTACACGCTGCTGCCGCGCGAGGCGGTGCTCTGCCTGGCCGGCACCGAGGCCGACCGGCTGGCGCAACTGGCGGCCGTGCTGTCGGTGGGCAGCACCGCCATCTGGCCGGCCGATGCCGACACGCAGGCCCTGCGTGCGTCGCTGCCGGCCGAGGTGCAGCAGAGCGTGGCCATCGCCAGCGACTGGCGCTCGCCGACCGTGGCCTTCGACGCCGCGCTGCACCACGGCGACGAGAGCACCCTGGCCGACGCGATGCAGCGCATTGCCGCGCGGCCCGGCCCCATCGTCGGCGTGCGGGCCTTCGCGCCGGGCGACGCGGACATTCCGCTCGAAAGCCTGGTGGTGGAACGCGCGCTCAGCGTCAACACCGCGGCTGCGGGCGGCAACGCAAGCCTGATGACGATCGGCTGA